The genomic DNA TATTTCGGAGGATTCGTTGACGAATGCTCTTATAAGGACGTTGTCTGATAAACGGAAAAAAGTTTATTTCGTAAAAGGGCACGGAGAGAAGGATATAAACGGTTCGGGGAGAAACGGATACGGAGAGGCGAAAGCATCCCTTTTGAAGGAGAATTTCCTGGTGGAAACGCTTCTGCTCGGCAGCTTAAAGCAGGTTCCTGAGGACGCAGATGTCTTGATAGTAGCGGGTCCCGAGAAGGATCTGTTCGGAAGCGAACTTGATATGCTCGGAAAATACATTGATGACGGAGGAAACCTCCTTTTTATGGTAGATCCCTTTACGGTCAAGGATACATTGAAATTCCTGAACGGATATGGCGTTTACCCGTCCAACGATATCATAGTGGATAAATTCAGCCGGGCTTTTGGAGGGGATTATCTGATGCCTGCGGTAGGGACTTACAGCGAGGAGCACAGCATCACCAGGGAGTTTGGGCTGATAACCATTTATCCTCTCGCTCGTTCCATCAAAACAAACCAGAGCGGTGTTGAAAGGATTCAGACGAAAAATCTTGCGTTCACCCTCCCCGGAACATGGGGGGAGACGAGCCGTGAAAAGGTTGAGCGCGGGATTGCTTCGATGGACGAGAAGGAAGACAATGTAGGTCCGCTGGTCGTGGCTGTTGCGGTAGAGGTTGACCCGAAAAAGACTCCCGGCGACAAGGAAGATGTGGATCTGGATAGTCACGGGCATCCGCTTCACATAAAAGAGAGTAAAGGTTTGATGGTTGTTATCGGCGATTCGGATTTTGTCGCCGACCCCTATATCGGTTCGGGTGGCAACCGCGACTTTTTTATGAATGTTGTTGAATGGCTGGCGGGGGATGAAGACAAGATAGCGATACGCCCCAGGGAAGGCGAGATGGATCCACTGCTGTTCTCGGATGCGGAAATAGGGATGCTTGCCTTTTTCAGTATTGTCGGCATTCCGGCGATAATAGGGGTTGCTGGTGTTTGGATTAATGTTCGCAGGAGACGTGCTTGAAATTTAAAAACATTGCGATAATTTTTGCTGTTCTCGTGGTAAGCGCCTTGCTGGTCTACCGGTATGAATATCTGGCAGACCTGGAAAAGGAGAGAAAGGAGAGTGAGCAGAAAAAGATCGTTTACCTGGAACCGGGAAAAGTGGCGAAAGTGGTTCTTGATAACGGTGAAATGATCGTTTCGCTCAACAAGGTCAATGGTCAGTGGGAAATAACCGGCCCCATAAAGACAAAGGCCGACAGTGTTACTCTGGAGCAGATAATAACAGGTATCTCCAGCATGCAGGTCGATTCGATAATCGGCGATGGGACGGAGAACCTTGCCGATTATGGGCTGTCGTCACCTGCGATAAACGGCTATTTCTACGTTGAGGGCTTTAAGAGATCCCAGAATGTTTCTGTAGGGAATGATACGCCGGTGGGAGGGAAAGTTTACGGACAGAGCTCAAAGATCAAGAATGTGTTTGTGGCCTCCGCGGATTTTAAAAACCTGCTGTCAAAAAAGCTTTATGACCTAAGGGAAAAAAGGATTTTTCCCGAAAAAGGCGCGGATATTGTTTCGATCAAGATTGTCAGGAATGGCAAGCAGACAGTATTTGAGAAAGACAAGGATAATCTATGGATAATGAAAAAGCCGTATACCGCGAGAGCTACACAGAAAGAGATGATTGACCTGCAGGCAAAGATATTCGGAGCGTACGCGTCGAATTTCATCGACGGCAAGGTGAATGAAAATGAAATCGGATTAAATCCTCCCTCGCTCGCCTTTACCTTTACCAATTCTGCCGGAAAGGAATTCAACCTGCATGTTGGGAAAAAAGACGAGGAGAAAAACGGAGTTCCCGCAAGAAGAGAAGGGGCTGGCGAGATTGCCATGCTTCCTCTCG from Nitrospinota bacterium includes the following:
- a CDS encoding GldG family protein → MVSRLMKWVPNMAAYLIVVIGIIALIDYLSVKHSKRFDLSENEIYSLSSQTVNILKNLDREITVLAFMQEGDTRIRPKRLFEEYRYHSSKFSWEFIDPDKSPLMAEKYGIKQYGTFIVEEKGVENGRKEGVTGLISEDSLTNALIRTLSDKRKKVYFVKGHGEKDINGSGRNGYGEAKASLLKENFLVETLLLGSLKQVPEDADVLIVAGPEKDLFGSELDMLGKYIDDGGNLLFMVDPFTVKDTLKFLNGYGVYPSNDIIVDKFSRAFGGDYLMPAVGTYSEEHSITREFGLITIYPLARSIKTNQSGVERIQTKNLAFTLPGTWGETSREKVERGIASMDEKEDNVGPLVVAVAVEVDPKKTPGDKEDVDLDSHGHPLHIKESKGLMVVIGDSDFVADPYIGSGGNRDFFMNVVEWLAGDEDKIAIRPREGEMDPLLFSDAEIGMLAFFSIVGIPAIIGVAGVWINVRRRRA
- a CDS encoding DUF4340 domain-containing protein encodes the protein MKFKNIAIIFAVLVVSALLVYRYEYLADLEKERKESEQKKIVYLEPGKVAKVVLDNGEMIVSLNKVNGQWEITGPIKTKADSVTLEQIITGISSMQVDSIIGDGTENLADYGLSSPAINGYFYVEGFKRSQNVSVGNDTPVGGKVYGQSSKIKNVFVASADFKNLLSKKLYDLREKRIFPEKGADIVSIKIVRNGKQTVFEKDKDNLWIMKKPYTARATQKEMIDLQAKIFGAYASNFIDGKVNENEIGLNPPSLAFTFTNSAGKEFNLHVGKKDEEKNGVPARREGAGEIAMLPLDFFDDIPRNPSDFRDMHFFPVNYMDVSKVSWGAGGREGRMERNKDGDWEIIGNTREKVDQAKVISFLRSLGESKVERFYNDLPLSETKLVSSLEIMEKETKRSYGLYDYGDRVYGLSSFQENTFRISRRDFDKLVKRPDDFIDRKIFKVLQAEISKLSIHYEGENYLLEKSGSKWKMNSPQKGEVSIRRVGQLISSVLSSEYVKMEEGKANTGSSGSPSVPLAVISMTDASGKSAHEITVMGFTRDKTMLKARVKGRDILYYLPESFLKNISMDKLEGLII